DNA from Eucalyptus grandis isolate ANBG69807.140 chromosome 5, ASM1654582v1, whole genome shotgun sequence:
TCCACAAGTTTTGCCATATTTCCATCATATGTGGGGATGAAAGTATTGCTGGCTATTGATACCATAAAATCTAGAGCCGCCATACCATAAAATCTAGAGCCGCCATTTGTGACGAGTGATTATGGAACTGCTGCAACTCCTTTGGATCCAGCGGCATCTCCTTTTTAACCTGACATAAAAGTAAAATCTGTGAAAAAAGATAGAAGAACTAAGTGTCAGATTACATGGAGATGGACTCATCCCAGTGCCAATTGCAAAGCATCAATAGATGTTCTAATACACGCTCCAAGCATTAGCAGCCACTAAAGCATCCTTTTATATACACTGTCTACCGTTCTTGGATCATTTTTACATACGCCCTCAAGGTGAAAATGGAACTTTTTAACATTCTCCATTACGATTTTCACCTTCAGAGAGTTCAACACCGCTAGCATCAGAAGATGTTGGTCACTGAATTAGAAATATAACAGCACATTAATATGTTAACTCACAATCCATGGAAATGCAGCCCTCCATGTGGCTAATCTCCGTTCGCTGCCATAGATTTCTCCAGATGCAATGTAAATCTGCGTGTCTTTGTCAAAACCTAGTGCCTGTAAAACTAACGATGTCTCTTCCGGAGTCAGAGGACACAGACCTTGTGATCTCCTTTCCTCATATACAATCTCTTTCTCCCTCCACCAGGGGAATGCATACCTGAATGAAAAGCACAATTCATGTGGCCACACATTTTACATatgagaaacaagaaaaacagaTAAATTGATGAAATAAAAGGATGACATACATCTAATGCCACATTCCTCATATTCAATCAAGCTTACTTTTGCCCAGATGCGACACCTAGAGCTTCAGAGCTAAAGCCACAGGATTTGACTAAAATGTAGCATAGGCCATGGAATATATTAGAGTTCCATCTCAGGGTAAAGTCACATGAACTTAAAGACTTAAAAAACATATCCCTTCCTAGAGCGAAATATCAGATAAGTAAGTACAGAGAAATGTACAAAAACTTCATTGACTTTCCCTTAAATACAATGTGCATCTCTAGTTAAACTAGATTTTACACCTTCGTTCAAGAACCTATAATTTGCACCTTGAGGTTTCAAAAGGCTCGTGATTTTTCCTTGAGGCATAAGTAGCACAACATCAGCTGATTaagttaaatgaaaattattccAATGACAAACAATAAAGCAAGCACATGTCAAGACAAACCTCGTTCGCTTGAGCTCTTTAACTTCTTCTGCTGTACAACCTTGGGTGCATCCAGAGAAAGCCAACATATCCATCTCGTATCTCAGATGCAAAGCCATGAAAGGCCCCTTATCTCGAAGGAGGTGGACTAATTTGTTCCCCAGAGCCTCGATCTGAGGAGTAAATTTTAAAGCCTGAAAGTTGACACGACATTTGAGCCTCTGAAGATCTAGTGAAATTCCATTGTTTGCCAAACAAGCATCTGTCTTATGGAAATGCACCACCTTATGCTTGCTAAATAGTGGCAAAATCTGCATGGCATaggtagaggtgttaaatgggttgtgcaacccatttatggatccatttaagcataaatgggtcgttaatgggcCGGCCTCATTTCTTAAGACACCCTGAtgagttttaaaaataaaagaactaaaataaatgggtcttaaatagTACCCATTTAAGACTCATTTACAAACccattaaagtctgaagatgggTTCATCTGATTAACCCACGTCCTGCGACCTCGATTCTCCACGCCCGActaccccttttctttctttccccattttttCTTCACGCTCGCGGAGACGAGCGAGGAAGGATGCTTGTACAGTAGAGACAAAGTTGCAGCAGCTGCGGCAGCAATTGTCAAGTGAGAATTTTGGTCGGGGAGGCGACCAGCAGAGAGGACGGGGGCGTCGTCCTCGAGGAGAAGGAATCGTTGGTTGGTTGCTCTTTAAAGGAATCGCTGgtcgtcgtcatcatcgtcgtcgtcagTGCGGTCTTCCGATGATCTCGGGGCTTGACGGGGTCGAAGGAGGTGAGATCACGGTTCATCCCGTTTTCGTGTATGGAATGAACCTGGTCTTCTATTTCCACTGTCACTATCTCGGTAGGGGCTCTTGGCGTTTTGGGTGTCGTATCTCCGTTAAGTCGTTGCCCGCATCTCGCGAGTGCTCTTTGGTTGTTTAGTTTGAGTCGCTCTTTCCCAAGGATCTTGGCTTGGAGCTGGCCAGAGCCACGGTTCACCTCGAACTCGCCCACTAGTCGTCTCTGAGCCAGGTAGGGACTTCCTCGTTAAATGGTCACCCACACGAGCCCCTTCAGCTCCGCCTTGTTCCGTTTAAAGGACAACCCGGGCTTGGTTTCTCCGGTTCTTGAGTGTTCCATGTCCAACTGAGTTGATTTCTTTGGTGTCACAGGTCTAGATCTGAGTTCTGGCCTTAGAATGGTCAGTAACTTCTCCTCAACGCAGTGCACTCCGTGTGTTTGCAGAAATGTCTAATGGACTTTTGAagtatgttcaatttagtccgtAGActatgtaaaaatgtttaattgtgtccttaaacttgaattaatgaaaaaacaacaataaacattttcatacaatTCAAAGATTAGattaaacatatataaaaaaatccatggatggcattgaacaaattaaaattttaggaatcacatcacacatttgatcaaaattcatggatcatttatgtcattatcccttATTTGTATATGGAATCGTGCCAAATTCTTACTCACAAATTGgaatctccttttttttttttacatttttttactaaaatttaTGCTTAATATGTCAACTGATATTCAAGTGCTAACAAGGACTACTGACGACGAAGAAGTCTGAAACCGAACCCTAGACTCGTCTTTGTGTATGCTATAAAGAGTGCATATCTCAAGCAATAGTAAAGCCATAAATATCTCGAATACCCTaaattcctttcattatcaaatgaaaatgatcgTGAACTCCACAACATGTGTTTATTTTACGATTACATCCTATTTCATGCTAAGTATAATTACACTAACATCCAAAAATTTAGTTCGAGATCTCATATACAAAGCAGTAAAGTTTTGTTTAGTTTGACTTATGCACGCTTGTTGGATCTCCAACTTTCACTAACATTTCCAATCCCTAACTTTTATTGACATGATGATGCCATAATCTATTGTGTCATAATGTCGACataatattaaaaggtttgaCAATTAACTATACACATTGACGTTTTATAAAAATTAGGATCAATGCAGTTTTTAGACATTTATAGAAGTACCCTATGCATCAATATAAGTGGCTTATTCTAGATTATTGGATCCACatatctaattttttcttt
Protein-coding regions in this window:
- the LOC120293724 gene encoding rhamnogalacturonan I rhamnosyltransferase 1-like codes for the protein MQILPLFSKHKVVHFHKTDACLANNGISLDLQRLKCRVNFQALKFTPQIEALGNKLVHLLRDKGPFMALHLRYEMDMLAFSGCTQGCTAEEVKELKRTRYAFPWWREKEIVYEERRSQGLCPLTPEETSLVLQALGFDKDTQIYIASGEIYGSERRLATWRAAFPWIVS